A stretch of the Sulfurospirillum sp. UCH001 genome encodes the following:
- a CDS encoding SulP family inorganic anion transporter — protein sequence MNVKYWLPRSFTIWKEGYDLAKLSSDIVAGSTVAIIALPLAMAFAIASGVSPEKGLFTAIVAGFLISLLGGSRYQIGGPTGAFVVVLYAVILKHGYDGLVIATFLAGIMLFLMGVFKLGNIIKFIPYPVTVGFTTGIALIIFSSQIKDFLGLPVAKMPAEFTDQWLLYSKEILHVNYYALAIGLISIILLIKLRHKFPRIPAPMIVIVLSSIVVWMFHLPVETIGSKFGSLPSTLPTPTLPPLSFEKIRAVFPDAITIAILGAIESLLSCVVADGMTGDRHHSNKELMAQGFANIGSVLFGGIAATGAIARTATNIKSGAYSPLSGMIHALMLLVFMFLFSKLIILIPLAALAAILVVVAWNMSEFHHFKAIALKSERNDVVVLLMTFFLTVFIDLNTGVQTGIMLAGLLFIKRMIDVTGIIDTKETVVMPFDEADEPVDVDDAHAISKKIVPSGVEVYEINGPFFFGVADRLKNVLGELEEAPRVFILRMRHVPMVDATGLHALEEFFDLCKSNGTILVLSGVNERIRLKMQRLGFEQKVGKENIADHIDTALIRANQLLDKE from the coding sequence ATGAATGTGAAGTATTGGCTCCCTAGAAGCTTTACGATTTGGAAGGAAGGGTATGATCTTGCAAAATTATCATCTGATATTGTAGCAGGTTCTACAGTTGCGATTATCGCTTTACCTTTAGCTATGGCATTTGCCATTGCCAGTGGGGTAAGCCCTGAAAAAGGGCTGTTTACAGCAATTGTTGCTGGGTTTCTTATCTCCCTTTTAGGTGGGAGTAGGTATCAGATTGGAGGTCCTACAGGGGCTTTTGTTGTGGTACTCTATGCGGTTATTTTAAAACATGGATACGATGGCTTAGTGATAGCTACGTTTTTAGCTGGAATAATGCTGTTTTTGATGGGTGTTTTCAAATTGGGAAATATCATCAAATTTATTCCTTATCCTGTAACGGTTGGGTTTACGACGGGTATTGCACTTATTATCTTTTCATCACAAATTAAAGATTTTTTAGGCTTACCGGTTGCAAAAATGCCAGCAGAATTTACAGATCAATGGCTTTTGTATTCTAAAGAAATTTTGCATGTCAATTACTATGCCCTAGCCATAGGACTTATTAGCATTATACTGCTCATAAAATTACGTCATAAATTTCCACGCATTCCTGCACCTATGATTGTTATTGTTTTATCTTCCATTGTCGTTTGGATGTTTCATTTACCTGTTGAAACGATAGGTTCAAAGTTTGGCTCTTTGCCATCAACATTGCCTACCCCAACATTGCCTCCTTTGTCATTTGAAAAGATACGTGCCGTTTTTCCTGATGCAATTACGATTGCGATTTTAGGGGCTATTGAGTCATTACTTTCGTGTGTTGTCGCGGATGGTATGACAGGAGATCGTCACCATTCAAATAAAGAGCTTATGGCACAAGGTTTTGCCAATATTGGCTCTGTTTTATTTGGTGGTATTGCAGCAACAGGTGCTATTGCTAGAACAGCGACAAATATCAAGTCGGGGGCATACAGTCCATTATCTGGAATGATTCATGCTTTAATGTTGCTGGTTTTTATGTTTTTGTTCTCAAAATTGATCATTTTGATTCCATTAGCAGCTCTTGCAGCTATTTTAGTTGTTGTGGCTTGGAATATGAGTGAATTTCACCATTTTAAAGCTATTGCTCTAAAATCTGAGCGTAATGATGTCGTGGTATTACTCATGACTTTCTTTTTGACAGTATTTATTGATTTAAATACAGGTGTTCAAACAGGTATTATGCTTGCAGGTTTGCTCTTCATTAAACGTATGATTGATGTTACAGGTATTATTGATACCAAAGAGACTGTTGTTATGCCTTTTGATGAAGCAGATGAACCTGTGGATGTGGATGATGCACATGCCATTAGTAAAAAGATCGTTCCTTCGGGTGTTGAAGTCTATGAGATTAATGGACCATTCTTTTTTGGTGTCGCAGATCGTCTAAAAAATGTTTTAGGCGAGCTTGAAGAAGCTCCTAGAGTATTTATTTTACGTATGCGCCATGTTCCTATGGTTGATGCAACGGGATTGCATGCTTTGGAAGAATTTTTTGATCTGTGTAAGAGTAATGGAACAATTCTTGTACTTTCAGGCGTGAATGAACGCATTAGGCTAAAAATGCAACGTCTTGGTTTTGAACAAAAAGTTGGAAAAGAAAATATTGCAGATCATATCGACACCGCATTAATTCGAGCGAATCAACTTTTAGACAAGGAGTAA
- a CDS encoding 4-oxalocrotonate tautomerase family protein: MPYVNIKITKEGATKEQKAELIEGVTNLLVSVLGKNPATTVVTIDEVDMDNWGIGGQQVSELRKKPKP; this comes from the coding sequence ATGCCTTATGTTAATATCAAAATCACCAAAGAGGGTGCAACGAAAGAGCAAAAAGCTGAACTTATTGAAGGCGTTACAAACCTTTTAGTCAGTGTTCTTGGTAAGAATCCAGCGACAACTGTTGTCACTATTGACGAGGTTGATATGGATAATTGGGGTATAGGTGGGCAACAGGTAAGCGAACTTCGCAAAAAACCGAAGCCTTAA
- a CDS encoding F0F1 ATP synthase subunit A translates to MGEMFTFLGLINHTHDFIFVSHIILVGVISFVLAKLATSKMQLVPSGVQNVMEAYLESVISMGKDVIGEELARKYLPLVATLGLMVFIANVIGIIPGFEAPSSNLNMTLALALMVFVYYNFEGIRVNGVVHYFAHFMGPLKVLAPLMFPIEIVSHLSRIVSLSFRLFGNIKGDDLFLAVVLMLAPWVAPLPAYALLTFSAFLQTFIFMILTYVYLAGAVLISEEH, encoded by the coding sequence ATGGGCGAAATGTTTACATTTTTAGGTCTTATTAATCACACTCATGACTTCATCTTTGTATCCCATATTATTTTAGTTGGTGTAATCAGTTTTGTTTTAGCGAAGCTTGCAACATCTAAAATGCAATTGGTACCAAGTGGTGTTCAAAATGTCATGGAAGCGTATCTTGAGAGTGTCATCTCTATGGGTAAAGATGTCATTGGTGAAGAGTTGGCGCGTAAATATCTACCACTTGTAGCAACACTTGGTTTAATGGTATTTATTGCAAATGTTATTGGTATTATCCCAGGTTTTGAAGCTCCTTCAAGCAATCTAAACATGACTTTGGCGCTCGCGCTTATGGTATTTGTGTATTATAACTTTGAAGGTATCCGTGTAAACGGTGTTGTTCATTACTTTGCACACTTTATGGGACCATTGAAAGTTTTAGCTCCACTCATGTTCCCAATCGAGATCGTTTCACATCTTTCTCGTATCGTTTCTTTGTCATTCCGACTTTTCGGTAACATCAAAGGTGACGATCTTTTCTTAGCAGTTGTCTTGATGCTTGCTCCTTGGGTAGCACCACTTCCTGCTTATGCACTTTTAACATTCTCTGCATTCTTGCAGACATTTATTTTTATGATTTTGACATACGTTTATCTTGCGGGTGCTGTTTTAATTAGTGAAGAGCACTAA